The following are encoded together in the Salinibacterium sp. UTAS2018 genome:
- a CDS encoding DUF4383 domain-containing protein codes for MTRSPNRMLGAIVGAFFVLFGLLGFTVTNGVGFFATEGGLLANLFQLNVFHNVIHIVIGAALVLAALSHRAASRAVNAGLGFTFLVLGFAGLLLVGSEFNILAINPADNVLHFAAAVVLLVVGIGADSRATGVSV; via the coding sequence ATGACTCGATCACCTAACCGCATGCTCGGCGCGATTGTGGGCGCATTTTTTGTGCTCTTCGGGCTACTCGGTTTCACCGTTACGAACGGCGTCGGCTTCTTCGCCACCGAGGGCGGGCTGCTCGCCAATCTCTTTCAACTCAACGTTTTCCACAACGTTATCCACATAGTGATAGGTGCCGCTCTGGTGCTGGCAGCGCTCTCACATCGGGCCGCATCACGTGCGGTCAACGCCGGCCTCGGCTTCACTTTTCTCGTTCTCGGTTTCGCGGGGCTGCTTCTCGTCGGCTCGGAGTTCAATATCTTGGCGATCAATCCGGCCGACAATGTTCTGCACTTCGCCGCGGCCGTCGTGCTGCTTGTCGTGGGCATCGGAGCCGACAGTCGGGCTACCGGCGTCAGTGTTTAA